A genomic window from Streptomyces sp. NBC_00234 includes:
- a CDS encoding endonuclease/exonuclease/phosphatase family protein encodes MRISRHGSALLAGAVAVTLSVTALPAAFAAPSPTAVISEVYGGGGNSGATLTRDFIELANAGTSAYGLSGFSVQYLPATPSAGSLWQVSALTGSIAPGGRYLVAQAAGTGGTVALPTADATGTVAMSASGGSVALVSGTTPLTCKTAADCAVDTRIVDLVGYGTAVVREGSPVTGASATASVARGTALADTDDNAADLAAATPTPVNAAGETSGGTGPGDPGNPTEPGTVRVHDIQGTTRLSPLAGQSVAGVPGVVTGVRTTGSRGFWIQDTAPDADARTGEGLFVYTGSTAPAVAVGDSVLVSGKVAEYYPSATAQSLTQITAPKTTVLSSGNALPAPVVLDASSVPGAYAPSANGGPIDALPLAPATYALDLYESLEGTRVRIADTRVTGATTAYDEVWVTVKPQEQPTARGGTLYASYTDQNTGRIKVMSLDAAQPVPVADVGDVLSGATTGVMDYASFGGYNLQATELGTLTDNNLQREVTRRQRGNELAVATYNVENLDALDDQAKFDTLAAGVAVSLSSPDVVSLEEIQDDNGAVNDGTVGSEATLKRFTDAIVAAGGPQYAWRYVAPADGQDGGEPGGNIRNVFLFNPERVEFVDRAGGDATTPVTVVDTKKGATLSVSPGRINPASSAWADSRKPLVGEFRFHGKPVFVIANHFTSKGGDQPLHGRYQEPVRSSETKRVQQAAEVNTFVKSLLAADKSARVVTLGDLNDFAFSPTMDALTSGEVLKPLITTLPAKEQYSYVYDGNSQTLDHILTSPAVTRFDYDVVHINAEFADQASDHDPQIVRMQVNKR; translated from the coding sequence GTGCGCATATCCAGACACGGTTCCGCTCTGCTCGCGGGCGCCGTCGCCGTAACCCTGTCGGTGACCGCCCTGCCCGCCGCCTTCGCGGCCCCGTCCCCGACCGCCGTGATCTCCGAGGTCTACGGCGGCGGAGGCAACTCGGGTGCGACGCTCACCCGCGACTTCATCGAGCTGGCCAACGCCGGTACCTCGGCCTACGGCCTGTCGGGCTTCAGCGTCCAGTACCTTCCGGCCACCCCGTCCGCCGGTTCGCTGTGGCAGGTCTCCGCGCTCACCGGGTCCATCGCGCCCGGTGGCCGCTACCTCGTCGCCCAGGCCGCCGGCACGGGCGGCACCGTGGCCCTTCCCACCGCGGACGCCACGGGTACGGTCGCGATGTCCGCGTCCGGTGGTTCCGTCGCCCTCGTCTCCGGCACCACCCCCCTGACCTGCAAGACGGCCGCGGACTGCGCCGTCGACACCAGGATCGTGGACCTGGTCGGCTACGGCACCGCCGTCGTGCGCGAGGGCAGCCCGGTGACCGGCGCCTCCGCCACCGCCTCCGTGGCGCGCGGCACGGCCCTCGCCGACACCGACGACAACGCCGCGGACCTCGCGGCTGCCACCCCGACCCCGGTCAACGCGGCGGGCGAGACGTCCGGCGGCACCGGCCCCGGCGACCCCGGCAACCCGACCGAGCCCGGCACCGTCCGCGTGCACGACATCCAGGGCACGACCCGCCTGTCGCCGCTGGCCGGGCAGAGCGTGGCCGGCGTCCCGGGCGTCGTCACCGGCGTACGGACCACCGGTTCGCGCGGCTTCTGGATCCAGGACACCGCTCCCGACGCCGACGCCCGTACCGGCGAGGGGCTGTTCGTCTACACCGGGAGCACCGCACCGGCCGTCGCCGTGGGCGACTCGGTCCTGGTCAGCGGGAAGGTGGCCGAGTACTACCCGTCCGCCACCGCCCAGTCGCTCACCCAGATCACCGCCCCGAAGACCACCGTGCTGTCCTCCGGCAACGCCCTGCCCGCACCGGTCGTCCTCGACGCCTCCTCCGTGCCCGGCGCCTACGCCCCCTCGGCGAACGGCGGTCCGATCGACGCGCTGCCCCTCGCCCCGGCGACGTACGCCCTCGATCTGTACGAGTCGCTCGAAGGCACCCGCGTCCGCATCGCCGACACCCGGGTCACCGGGGCGACGACCGCGTACGACGAGGTCTGGGTGACGGTCAAGCCCCAGGAGCAGCCGACCGCCCGCGGCGGAACGCTCTACGCCTCGTACACCGACCAGAACACCGGCCGCATCAAGGTCATGTCGCTCGACGCCGCACAGCCCGTGCCCGTCGCGGACGTCGGTGACGTGCTGTCCGGCGCCACGACCGGTGTCATGGACTACGCGTCCTTCGGCGGCTACAACCTCCAGGCCACCGAACTCGGCACGCTCACGGACAACAACCTCCAGCGCGAGGTCACCCGCCGGCAGCGGGGCAACGAGCTCGCCGTGGCGACGTACAACGTGGAGAACCTGGACGCGCTCGACGACCAGGCGAAGTTCGACACGCTCGCCGCGGGCGTCGCGGTCAGCCTCTCCTCGCCCGACGTGGTGTCGCTGGAGGAGATCCAGGACGACAACGGCGCGGTCAACGACGGCACGGTCGGCTCCGAGGCAACGCTGAAGCGGTTCACCGACGCGATCGTCGCGGCGGGCGGCCCGCAGTACGCGTGGCGCTACGTCGCCCCCGCGGACGGCCAGGACGGCGGCGAGCCGGGCGGGAACATCCGCAACGTCTTCCTCTTCAACCCCGAGCGGGTCGAGTTCGTGGACCGCGCGGGCGGCGACGCGACCACCCCCGTGACGGTGGTGGACACGAAGAAGGGCGCCACGCTCTCGGTGTCGCCCGGCCGGATCAACCCGGCGAGCAGCGCGTGGGCCGACAGCCGCAAGCCGCTGGTGGGTGAGTTCCGCTTCCACGGGAAGCCGGTCTTCGTCATCGCCAACCACTTCACGTCCAAGGGCGGCGACCAGCCGCTGCACGGCCGCTACCAGGAGCCGGTACGCAGCTCCGAGACCAAGCGCGTGCAGCAGGCCGCGGAGGTCAACACCTTCGTGAAGTCGCTGCTGGCAGCCGACAAGTCGGCCCGGGTGGTGACGCTCGGGGACCTCAACGACTTCGCGTTCTCACCGACGATGGACGCGCTGACCAGCGGCGAGGTGCTCAAGCCGCTCATCACGACGCTGCCCGCGAAGGAGCAGTACAGCTACGTGTACGACGGCAACTCGCAGACGCTGGACCACATTCTGACCAGCCCTGCCGTGACCCGCTTCGACTACGACGTGGTGCACATCAACGCGGAGTTCGCCGACCAGGCGAGCGACCACGACCCGCAGATCGTCCGCATGCAGGTCAACAAGCGCTGA
- a CDS encoding MFS transporter, translating into MAESAAHRGTGPGPGPDPSGSGAPDPRRWQALAVCLVAGFMTLLDVSIVNVALPSIKEGLDTPESDLQWVLSGYALAFGLFLIPAGRLGDARGRRAVFMAGLALFTLSSAACGAAQSSLWLVIARLVQGIAGGLISPQISALIQQMFSGRERGRAFGMFGTVVGISTAVGPLLGGLLIQVAGAAEGWRWVFYVNLPLGAVCLVLARRLLPDTPTATRVRARDLDPVGVLLLGAGVLALLLPFVQAQQWQGDGKWLLLLLAAALLAAFVGWESRCGTGPTQPVLDLSLFRLRSYWLGCLLILLYFAGFTSIFFVTTLYLQSGQHYTALQAGLAITPFALGSGVAAGIGGRLVGRFGRPLVVVGLAMVAVGLALTALAVHLAPGANAGWAMAGPLLLAGLGSGLVIAPNQTLTLAEVPVATAGSAGGTLQTGQRVGSAIGIAAVGSVFFAQVGPEGWATAYDHGLIVSVAFVLAALVVALADVGTARRAGKRARESVRAERSGA; encoded by the coding sequence ATGGCAGAGAGCGCTGCGCACCGGGGAACGGGCCCCGGCCCGGGGCCGGACCCGTCCGGTTCCGGTGCCCCCGACCCCCGCCGCTGGCAGGCGCTGGCCGTCTGCCTGGTGGCCGGATTCATGACCCTGCTGGACGTGTCCATCGTCAATGTGGCGCTGCCGTCCATCAAGGAGGGCCTGGACACCCCGGAGTCCGATCTCCAGTGGGTGCTGTCCGGGTACGCGCTCGCGTTCGGGCTCTTCCTCATCCCCGCCGGACGCCTCGGCGACGCCCGGGGGCGCCGGGCGGTGTTCATGGCGGGGCTGGCCCTGTTCACGCTGTCGTCCGCCGCCTGCGGCGCGGCCCAGTCCAGTCTCTGGCTGGTGATCGCCCGACTGGTCCAGGGCATCGCGGGCGGGCTGATCTCCCCGCAGATCTCCGCGCTCATCCAGCAGATGTTCTCCGGACGAGAGCGGGGCCGTGCCTTCGGCATGTTCGGCACCGTCGTCGGCATCTCGACGGCCGTCGGCCCGCTGCTCGGCGGACTGCTGATCCAGGTGGCCGGGGCGGCGGAGGGCTGGCGCTGGGTGTTCTACGTCAATCTGCCGCTCGGCGCGGTCTGCCTCGTGCTCGCCCGGCGGCTGCTCCCGGACACGCCGACGGCGACCCGGGTACGGGCACGCGACCTCGACCCGGTCGGCGTACTGCTCCTCGGCGCGGGGGTCCTGGCCCTCCTGCTGCCCTTCGTGCAGGCCCAGCAGTGGCAGGGCGACGGCAAGTGGCTCCTCCTGCTCCTGGCCGCGGCGCTCCTCGCCGCGTTCGTCGGCTGGGAGTCCCGGTGCGGTACGGGACCCACCCAACCGGTCCTGGACCTCTCGCTCTTCCGGCTGCGGTCCTACTGGCTCGGCTGTCTGCTGATCCTCCTCTACTTCGCGGGATTCACCTCGATCTTCTTCGTCACCACGCTCTACCTCCAGTCGGGCCAGCACTACACCGCCCTTCAGGCCGGCCTCGCCATCACCCCGTTCGCGCTGGGCTCGGGCGTCGCCGCGGGCATCGGCGGCCGGCTCGTCGGCCGCTTCGGCCGGCCCCTCGTGGTCGTCGGCCTCGCGATGGTGGCGGTGGGGCTCGCGCTCACCGCGCTCGCCGTGCACCTGGCGCCGGGGGCGAACGCGGGATGGGCGATGGCGGGCCCCCTGCTGCTGGCCGGTCTGGGCAGCGGCCTGGTCATCGCCCCCAACCAGACCCTCACCCTCGCCGAGGTGCCGGTGGCCACCGCCGGCAGCGCCGGGGGCACGCTGCAGACCGGCCAGCGCGTCGGGTCGGCGATCGGCATCGCCGCGGTGGGCTCGGTGTTCTTCGCCCAGGTGGGCCCCGAGGGCTGGGCCACCGCGTACGACCACGGGCTCATCGTCTCGGTCGCCTTCGTCCTGGCGGCCCTGGTCGTCGCCCTCGCCGACGTGGGGACCGCCCGGCGGGCCGGGAAACGTGCGCGGGAGTCCGTACGAGCAGAGAGGAGCGGGGCATGA
- a CDS encoding glutathione S-transferase family protein, with protein MTDDTGGTASGATGGSAGGNASYGHQPFTRSASHFADRITADGRDGWPVEAGRYRLVVSRACPWASRALVSRRLLGLEDALSLAVADPVQDDRSWRFTLDEDGRDPVLGIRLLSEAYDARELGYPGGVSVPAIVDVPSGRLVTNDYQRITLDLATEWSALHRQGAPDLYPERLREEIDAVMEDIYRDVNNGVYRAGFADGQDAYEEAYTDVFRRLDLVSERLADRRYLVGDTITEADIRLFTTLVRFDAVYHGHFKCNRSKLSEDPVLWAYARDLYQTPGFGDTVDFDHIKQHYYRVHSGINPTGIVPLGPDLSGWPAPHHREELGGRPFGDGTAPGPVPPDEEVPARGRP; from the coding sequence ATGACCGACGACACGGGCGGGACCGCGAGCGGGGCGACGGGCGGGTCGGCGGGCGGCAACGCCTCGTACGGCCACCAGCCCTTCACCCGGTCCGCGAGCCACTTCGCCGACCGGATCACGGCCGACGGCCGGGACGGCTGGCCGGTGGAGGCGGGCCGCTACCGGCTGGTCGTCAGCCGCGCCTGCCCCTGGGCGAGCCGCGCCCTCGTGTCACGGCGCCTCCTGGGTCTGGAGGACGCCCTGTCGCTCGCCGTCGCCGACCCCGTCCAGGACGACCGCAGCTGGCGCTTCACCCTGGACGAGGACGGCAGGGACCCCGTACTCGGCATCCGCCTGCTGAGCGAGGCGTACGACGCACGGGAGCTCGGATATCCCGGCGGGGTCAGCGTGCCCGCGATCGTCGACGTACCGAGCGGCCGGCTCGTCACCAACGATTACCAGCGGATCACCCTGGACCTCGCCACCGAGTGGTCCGCGCTGCACAGGCAAGGCGCTCCGGACCTCTACCCCGAACGGCTCCGCGAGGAGATCGACGCGGTCATGGAGGACATCTACCGGGACGTCAACAACGGCGTCTACCGTGCCGGGTTCGCCGACGGCCAGGACGCGTACGAAGAGGCGTACACCGATGTGTTCCGCCGTCTCGACCTGGTGTCGGAGCGTCTCGCCGACCGGCGCTACCTGGTCGGGGACACCATCACGGAAGCGGACATCCGGCTGTTCACGACGCTGGTGCGCTTCGACGCCGTCTACCACGGCCACTTCAAGTGCAACCGCTCGAAGCTGTCGGAGGACCCCGTTCTGTGGGCCTACGCCCGCGACCTCTACCAGACCCCCGGATTCGGCGACACGGTCGACTTCGACCACATCAAGCAGCACTACTACCGGGTGCACAGCGGCATCAACCCCACGGGCATCGTGCCGCTCGGCCCCGACCTGTCCGGCTGGCCGGCCCCGCACCACCGGGAGGAGCTCGGCGGCCGTCCGTTCGGCGACGGCACCGCGCCGGGACCGGTACCCCCGGACGAAGAGGTGCCTGCGCGGGGACGTCCCTGA
- a CDS encoding winged helix DNA-binding domain-containing protein, producing the protein MAAKTNPPVLSSRALNRATLERQLLLRRSALPAKEAVGHLLGLQAQNTKPPYYQLHARLDGFRPADLSTLMESREVVRIVTLRSTIHTHTADDALTLRPLVQAARERELRQFRSGLVGVDLDRLTEISRELVEERPRTMKELRDSLLGHWPDADPQSLAIAARCRLPLVQVTPRGLWGRSGQVALTTAEHWLGRPSEPAPAPDETVLRYLAAFGPASVQDMQTWAGLTRLREAFERLRPGLLTFRDENGVELFDLPEAPRPDPDTPAPPRFLPEFDNVLLGHADRSRVIPPAYKGRNGKGNQAYGTLLVDGFLAAIWRTEKTADPAGDPATITVQPLGTLGRAQREDITREAALMLSAMTEASTYDIRFDTFVDFGD; encoded by the coding sequence ATGGCCGCGAAGACGAACCCTCCCGTGCTCTCCAGCCGCGCGCTCAACCGCGCCACTCTGGAACGCCAGTTGCTCCTGCGCCGCAGCGCCCTGCCGGCGAAGGAGGCGGTCGGGCATCTCCTCGGGCTCCAGGCGCAGAACACCAAGCCCCCGTACTACCAGCTGCACGCCCGGCTCGACGGCTTCAGGCCCGCGGACCTCTCGACGCTGATGGAGTCCCGCGAGGTGGTCCGCATCGTCACCCTGCGCTCCACCATCCACACCCACACCGCCGACGACGCCCTCACACTGCGCCCGCTCGTCCAGGCCGCGCGCGAACGGGAGCTGCGGCAGTTCCGGTCCGGGCTCGTCGGCGTGGACCTCGACCGGCTCACGGAGATCAGCAGGGAGCTCGTCGAGGAGCGGCCCCGCACGATGAAGGAACTGCGCGACTCCCTGCTCGGCCACTGGCCGGACGCCGATCCGCAGTCCCTCGCGATCGCCGCGCGCTGCCGCCTGCCCCTCGTCCAGGTCACCCCGCGCGGACTGTGGGGGCGGAGCGGGCAGGTCGCCCTGACGACGGCCGAGCACTGGCTCGGCCGCCCGTCGGAACCGGCGCCCGCACCGGACGAGACCGTCCTGCGCTATCTGGCGGCCTTCGGACCCGCCTCGGTGCAGGACATGCAGACCTGGGCCGGACTGACCCGGCTGCGCGAGGCGTTCGAACGGCTGCGGCCGGGGCTCCTCACCTTCCGCGACGAGAACGGCGTCGAACTGTTCGACCTCCCCGAGGCCCCGCGCCCCGACCCGGACACCCCGGCCCCGCCGCGCTTCCTGCCGGAGTTCGACAACGTGCTGCTCGGTCACGCCGACCGTTCCCGCGTCATCCCGCCCGCGTACAAGGGCCGCAACGGCAAGGGGAACCAGGCGTACGGGACCCTGCTCGTCGACGGCTTCCTCGCCGCGATCTGGCGCACGGAGAAGACCGCGGACCCGGCCGGGGACCCGGCCACCATCACGGTGCAGCCGCTCGGCACGCTCGGCCGCGCGCAGCGCGAGGACATCACCCGGGAGGCGGCCCTGATGCTCTCGGCGATGACGGAGGCGAGCACGTACGACATCAGGTTCGACACATTCGTCGACTTCGGGGATTAG
- a CDS encoding response regulator transcription factor, with protein sequence MPEPGEAVEMQAALLRLRRTSGLPVVFGGLLHDVRHARIAELNGAQTAALRGLVISAGSGLGGKAIALSRPCAVTDYPSSRHISHEYDMAVAAEGLRSVVAVPVVVRRKVRGVLYGALREPLTLGDRTFAAAVSAARDVEQALVVRDEVRRLLTATREEATDPGTAPGAWEHVREAHQELRALAPKILDPALREELLAVCGRLASATGARTPAGRQVRLAPREVDVITGVATGATNAVVAERLGLRPETVKGYLRSAMRKLGAHTRLEAVVAARRAGLLP encoded by the coding sequence GTGCCGGAACCGGGCGAGGCGGTCGAGATGCAGGCGGCGCTGCTGCGCCTGCGCCGCACCAGCGGGCTTCCCGTCGTCTTCGGCGGCCTGCTCCACGATGTGCGCCATGCGCGGATCGCCGAGCTGAACGGGGCGCAGACGGCGGCGCTGCGCGGTCTCGTCATCTCGGCCGGCAGCGGGCTCGGCGGCAAGGCGATCGCACTGTCGCGGCCCTGCGCCGTGACGGACTACCCCTCCTCGCGCCACATCAGCCACGAGTACGACATGGCCGTCGCGGCGGAGGGTCTGCGCTCGGTCGTCGCGGTGCCCGTCGTCGTACGCCGGAAGGTGCGCGGCGTGCTGTACGGGGCGCTGCGGGAGCCGCTCACCCTCGGGGACCGCACGTTCGCGGCGGCGGTCTCCGCCGCCCGCGACGTGGAACAGGCACTGGTCGTACGGGACGAGGTGCGCAGGCTCCTGACGGCCACCCGGGAGGAGGCCACCGACCCGGGCACGGCCCCGGGTGCCTGGGAACACGTCCGTGAGGCGCACCAGGAGCTGCGGGCGCTGGCTCCGAAGATCCTCGACCCGGCCCTGCGCGAGGAACTGCTCGCGGTCTGCGGCCGGCTGGCCTCCGCGACCGGTGCACGTACTCCGGCGGGCCGCCAGGTGCGGCTGGCGCCCCGTGAGGTGGACGTCATCACCGGCGTGGCGACCGGCGCGACGAACGCGGTGGTGGCGGAGCGGCTCGGGCTGCGGCCGGAGACGGTGAAGGGGTATCTGCGCTCGGCGATGCGCAAACTGGGCGCGCACACACGCCTGGAGGCCGTGGTGGCGGCGCGCCGGGCCGGCCTGCTGCCGTAG
- a CDS encoding AMP-binding protein, with amino-acid sequence MSATSATETFRAARDFLLEHREDYTRAYEGFRWPRAEHFNWALDWFDVIAENNDRTALHIVEEDGRRTEVSFAEMSARSNRAANWLKAQGVREGDRILVMLGNQAELWETALAAMKLRAVVIPATPLLGPVDLRDRVERGRVRHVLVRAADAPKFDEVPGDYTRIAVDGEVEGWLPYSGADAYPASFEADRKTDADEPLMLYFTSGTTARPKLVEHTHVSYPVGHLSTMYWIGLKPGDVHLNISSPGWAKHAWSNLFAPWTAEATVFIFNYTRFDAGRLMAEMDRSGVTSFCAPPTVWRMLIQADLSQLATPPREVVAAGEPLNPEVIETVRREWGVTIRDGFGQTETAVQVANTPGQLLKAGSMGRPSPGFKVELLDPVSGEPGATEGEIALDLSAAPVGLMTGYHGDPERTAEAMAGGYYRTGDIGARDEEGYITYVGRADDVFKASDYKISPFELESALLEHEAVAEAAVVPAPDPVRLAVPKAYVVLAEGWEPGPDTAKVLFEHSRAVLAPYKRIRRLEFAELPKTVSGKIRRIELRERTAQGTGTEFDEGDLR; translated from the coding sequence ATGTCGGCAACCAGCGCGACGGAAACGTTCCGGGCCGCCCGGGACTTCCTGCTTGAGCACCGTGAGGACTACACGAGGGCGTACGAGGGCTTCCGCTGGCCCAGGGCCGAGCACTTCAACTGGGCGCTGGACTGGTTCGACGTCATCGCCGAGAACAACGACCGCACCGCCCTGCACATCGTGGAGGAGGACGGCCGGCGCACCGAGGTCTCCTTCGCGGAGATGTCCGCCCGGTCCAACCGGGCCGCGAACTGGCTGAAGGCCCAGGGCGTGCGCGAGGGCGACCGCATCCTCGTCATGCTCGGCAACCAGGCAGAGCTGTGGGAGACGGCCCTCGCCGCCATGAAGCTGCGCGCCGTCGTCATCCCCGCGACCCCGCTCCTGGGCCCCGTCGATCTGCGCGACCGTGTCGAGCGCGGCCGGGTCCGGCACGTCCTCGTCCGTGCGGCGGACGCGCCGAAGTTCGACGAGGTGCCCGGCGACTACACCCGGATCGCCGTGGACGGCGAGGTCGAGGGCTGGCTCCCGTACAGCGGCGCGGACGCGTACCCCGCGAGCTTCGAGGCGGACCGGAAGACCGACGCGGACGAACCGCTGATGCTCTACTTCACCTCCGGCACCACCGCCCGGCCCAAGCTCGTCGAGCACACCCATGTCTCCTACCCCGTGGGCCACTTGTCGACGATGTACTGGATCGGACTGAAGCCGGGCGACGTCCACCTCAACATCTCCTCGCCCGGCTGGGCCAAGCACGCCTGGTCGAACCTGTTCGCCCCGTGGACGGCGGAGGCCACCGTCTTCATCTTCAACTACACCCGCTTCGACGCGGGCCGGCTGATGGCGGAGATGGACCGCTCGGGAGTCACCAGCTTCTGCGCGCCGCCCACCGTGTGGCGGATGCTCATCCAGGCCGACCTCTCGCAGCTCGCGACGCCGCCGCGCGAGGTGGTCGCGGCCGGGGAACCGCTCAACCCGGAGGTCATCGAGACCGTCCGGCGGGAATGGGGCGTCACCATCCGTGACGGCTTCGGCCAGACGGAGACCGCCGTCCAGGTGGCGAACACCCCGGGCCAGCTGCTGAAGGCCGGCTCGATGGGCCGCCCCAGCCCCGGCTTCAAGGTCGAGCTCCTCGACCCGGTCTCCGGCGAACCCGGCGCCACCGAGGGCGAGATCGCGCTCGACCTGTCGGCCGCCCCGGTCGGCCTGATGACCGGCTACCACGGCGATCCGGAGCGTACGGCCGAGGCGATGGCGGGCGGTTACTACCGGACCGGCGACATCGGTGCCCGCGACGAGGAGGGCTACATCACCTACGTCGGCCGCGCCGACGACGTCTTCAAGGCATCCGACTACAAGATCTCCCCCTTCGAGCTGGAGAGCGCACTGCTGGAGCACGAGGCGGTCGCCGAGGCCGCCGTCGTCCCCGCTCCCGACCCCGTCCGCCTCGCCGTGCCGAAGGCGTACGTCGTTCTGGCGGAGGGCTGGGAACCCGGTCCGGACACCGCGAAGGTGCTGTTCGAGCATTCCCGGGCGGTGCTCGCCCCGTACAAGCGCATCCGGCGGCTGGAGTTCGCCGAGCTGCCGAAGACCGTCTCGGGCAAGATCCGCCGGATCGAGCTCCGCGAGCGCACCGCTCAGGGGACGGGCACCGAGTTCGACGAGGGGGACCTGCGGTGA
- a CDS encoding AMP-binding protein: MNELSYAHGTGTTPLIGDTIGANLDRAVRAFPEREALVDVASGRRWTYAAFGADVDELARGLMAAGVAKGDRVGIWAVNCPEWVLVQYATARIGAIMVNINPAYRAHELEYVINQAGISLLVASLAHRTSDYRALVGQVRADCPSLRAVHYIGDPSWGELAAAADAVTDGQLVSRQAELSCDDPINIQYTSGTTGFPKGATLSHHNILNNGYFVGEMIAYTEEDRICLPVPFYHCFGMVMGNLAATSHGACIVIPAPAFEPAAVLAAVEQERCTSLYGVPTMFIAELNLPDFASYDLSSLRTGIMAGSPCPVEVMKRVVAEMHMAEVSICYGMTETSPVSTQTRRDDDLERRTGTVGRVLPHIEVKVVDPVTGVTLERGEAGELCTRGYGVMLGYWEQPDRTSEAVDAGRWMHTGDLATMREDGYVRIVGRIKDMIIRGGENVYPREIEEFLYGHPKIADVQVVGVPDARYGEEILACVIARDPADPPTLQEVTAYCRERLAHYKIPRRLEILDAFPMTVSGKVRKIELRETYGA, encoded by the coding sequence GTGAACGAGCTGTCGTACGCACACGGCACCGGGACGACGCCGCTCATCGGCGACACCATCGGGGCCAACCTGGACCGGGCGGTCCGCGCCTTCCCGGAACGTGAGGCACTGGTCGACGTGGCCTCCGGCCGGCGCTGGACGTACGCCGCGTTCGGCGCCGACGTGGACGAGCTGGCCCGCGGGCTGATGGCGGCCGGTGTGGCGAAGGGCGACCGGGTCGGCATCTGGGCCGTCAACTGCCCGGAGTGGGTGCTCGTCCAGTACGCCACGGCCCGCATCGGCGCGATCATGGTCAACATCAACCCGGCCTACCGGGCGCACGAGCTGGAGTACGTGATCAACCAGGCGGGGATCTCGCTCCTGGTCGCCTCGCTCGCCCACCGCACGAGCGACTACCGCGCCCTGGTCGGCCAGGTCCGTGCCGACTGCCCCTCGCTGCGGGCCGTCCACTACATCGGGGACCCGTCGTGGGGGGAACTGGCGGCCGCGGCTGACGCCGTCACGGACGGGCAACTGGTCTCACGTCAGGCCGAGTTGTCCTGCGACGACCCGATCAACATCCAGTACACCTCGGGCACCACCGGGTTCCCGAAAGGTGCCACGCTCTCCCATCACAACATCCTCAACAACGGATACTTCGTCGGCGAGATGATCGCCTACACGGAAGAGGACCGGATCTGTCTGCCCGTGCCCTTCTACCACTGCTTCGGCATGGTGATGGGGAACCTCGCGGCCACCTCGCACGGGGCCTGCATCGTGATCCCGGCCCCCGCCTTCGAGCCCGCGGCCGTGCTCGCCGCCGTCGAGCAGGAGCGCTGCACCTCGCTGTACGGCGTGCCCACGATGTTCATCGCGGAGCTGAATCTCCCGGACTTCGCCTCGTACGACCTCTCCTCCCTCCGTACCGGCATCATGGCCGGATCTCCCTGCCCTGTGGAGGTGATGAAGCGGGTCGTCGCCGAGATGCACATGGCGGAGGTGTCCATCTGTTACGGGATGACGGAGACCTCACCCGTCTCCACCCAGACCCGCCGCGACGACGATCTGGAGCGCCGCACGGGCACGGTCGGCCGAGTGCTGCCGCACATTGAGGTGAAGGTGGTCGACCCGGTGACGGGTGTGACCCTGGAGCGCGGCGAGGCGGGCGAACTGTGCACCCGCGGCTACGGCGTGATGCTCGGCTACTGGGAGCAGCCCGACCGGACGTCCGAGGCCGTCGACGCCGGACGCTGGATGCACACCGGTGACCTCGCCACCATGAGGGAGGACGGCTATGTCCGGATCGTCGGCCGGATCAAGGACATGATCATCCGGGGCGGCGAGAACGTGTACCCGCGGGAGATCGAGGAGTTCCTGTACGGCCATCCGAAGATCGCCGACGTCCAGGTGGTGGGCGTGCCGGACGCCAGGTACGGCGAGGAGATCCTGGCCTGCGTCATCGCCCGCGACCCGGCCGATCCGCCGACCCTCCAGGAGGTCACCGCCTACTGCCGGGAACGGCTCGCGCACTACAAGATCCCGCGGCGGCTGGAGATCCTGGACGCCTTCCCGATGACCGTCAGCGGAAAGGTCCGGAAGATCGAGCTGCGGGAGACCTACGGCGCCTGA
- a CDS encoding response regulator transcription factor gives MTTVLLADDQALLRATFRILIDTTPDMTVVGEAADGSEAIDLARAHHPDVVLMDIRMPGTDGLAATAAICTDPDLADTRVLILTTFENDEYVAEALRAGASGFLGKDVSTDVLLTGIRTVAAGESLLSPLATRALITRFLAAPEPEAQLASPERLHDLTAREREVMALAAHGMSNTEIAEELVVSPLTIRSHIHRAMAKLHARDRAQLVVIAYQSGLVQA, from the coding sequence ATGACTACCGTCCTGCTCGCCGACGATCAGGCCCTCCTTCGGGCCACCTTCCGTATCCTCATCGACACCACCCCAGACATGACCGTGGTCGGTGAAGCCGCCGACGGAAGCGAAGCGATCGACCTCGCACGCGCCCACCACCCCGACGTCGTCCTCATGGACATCCGTATGCCCGGAACCGACGGCCTGGCCGCAACTGCCGCCATCTGCACCGATCCCGACCTCGCGGACACCCGTGTCCTCATCCTCACCACGTTCGAAAACGATGAATACGTTGCCGAGGCCCTCCGCGCCGGCGCGAGCGGCTTTCTGGGCAAGGACGTCAGCACCGACGTGCTCCTGACCGGCATTCGCACCGTAGCCGCAGGCGAGTCACTGCTCTCTCCCCTCGCGACCCGTGCACTCATCACCCGCTTCCTCGCCGCTCCTGAACCCGAAGCCCAGCTGGCGTCGCCAGAGCGTCTCCATGACCTCACCGCCCGCGAACGCGAAGTGATGGCCCTGGCTGCCCACGGAATGTCCAACACCGAGATCGCCGAAGAACTCGTTGTCAGTCCCCTTACCATCCGCAGTCACATCCACCGCGCCATGGCGAAGCTCCACGCCCGCGACCGCGCACAACTCGTCGTGATCGCGTACCAGAGCGGCCTCGTGCAAGCCTGA